The following coding sequences are from one Treponema parvum window:
- the gpmA gene encoding 2,3-diphosphoglycerate-dependent phosphoglycerate mutase, whose protein sequence is MTKLVLVRHGESEWNKLNLFTGWTDVDLSEKGHEEAKAAGKLLKAEGYDFDVCYTSYLKRAIHTLNHILDEMDRNWLPVVKTWKLNERHYGSLQGLNKSEVAAKYGEEQVKIWRRSFDIKPPALEDNDERSAKKQAMYRDVDKSLLPANESLETTIERVVPYFEDVIKKDMKAGKRVIIAAHGNSLRALVKYFDGLDKDEIINVNIPTGAPLVYEFDDKFKVSKKYYLGNQEALKAKMEAVANQGKKK, encoded by the coding sequence ATGACAAAGCTGGTTTTAGTACGTCACGGTGAAAGCGAATGGAATAAATTAAATCTTTTTACCGGCTGGACGGATGTGGATTTAAGTGAAAAGGGACATGAAGAGGCAAAGGCTGCTGGAAAGCTTTTGAAAGCGGAAGGATATGATTTTGACGTTTGCTATACGTCGTATTTAAAGCGGGCGATCCATACTCTTAATCATATACTCGACGAGATGGATAGAAACTGGCTTCCTGTCGTTAAAACATGGAAACTTAACGAGCGCCATTACGGTTCTTTGCAGGGACTCAATAAATCCGAAGTTGCGGCCAAATACGGCGAAGAGCAGGTAAAAATCTGGCGAAGATCATTCGATATAAAACCGCCCGCTCTTGAGGACAACGACGAGCGTTCCGCTAAAAAGCAGGCCATGTACAGGGACGTGGATAAATCCCTTCTTCCCGCAAACGAAAGCCTTGAAACGACGATAGAACGTGTAGTTCCTTATTTTGAAGACGTGATTAAAAAAGACATGAAGGCCGGTAAACGCGTCATCATTGCGGCTCACGGAAATTCTTTGCGCGCGCTTGTAAAATATTTTGACGGTTTGGACAAAGATGAAATTATAAATGTCAATATTCCTACAGGCGCTCCTCTTGTATACGAATTTGACGACAAATTTAAAGTATCTAAAAAATACTATCTGGGCAACCAGGAAGCCCTCAAGGCGAAAATGGAAGCCGTCGCCAACCAAGGCAAAAAGAAATAA
- a CDS encoding class I SAM-dependent methyltransferase: MIEAGHVFLARLGKTVLRPGGTAATEWLIDRANIRADTEILEVACNAGRTMIRLSKRFNCSVTGVDIDKAVLSKAAENIKKNGLQNKLSAVYGDAQDLPFKDGSFDLIINEAMLTMLSDKNKDKALKEYFRILRPGGMLLTQDVVLTVKDPSQQKDLRSGLSKAINVSVEPLDLDGWKEKFRSNGFDVTQKYGKMTLLSPSGMLHDEGILQTLRIIRNAIKKENRSAFGRMFLFFNKNKDTLGYVCNACVKPAHVRTPPGA, from the coding sequence ATGATAGAAGCGGGTCATGTATTTTTAGCGCGGCTGGGCAAAACCGTATTGCGCCCCGGCGGAACGGCCGCTACCGAATGGCTTATCGATCGGGCAAATATACGGGCGGATACTGAAATTCTTGAAGTTGCGTGTAACGCGGGCAGGACGATGATCCGTCTGAGTAAGAGATTTAACTGCAGCGTTACAGGAGTCGATATTGATAAAGCCGTTCTTTCAAAAGCGGCTGAAAACATCAAAAAAAACGGCCTTCAGAATAAGCTTTCCGCAGTCTATGGCGACGCACAGGATTTGCCGTTTAAGGACGGAAGCTTCGACCTTATTATAAACGAGGCAATGCTTACCATGCTCTCTGACAAAAATAAAGATAAGGCTCTCAAAGAATATTTTCGCATATTGCGCCCCGGAGGAATGCTTTTGACACAAGATGTGGTCCTTACTGTAAAAGATCCGTCGCAGCAAAAGGATCTTCGCTCCGGGCTGAGCAAGGCGATAAATGTGAGCGTCGAACCCCTTGATCTTGACGGCTGGAAAGAAAAATTCCGTTCAAACGGATTTGACGTTACACAAAAATACGGAAAAATGACATTGTTAAGCCCGTCGGGGATGCTGCACGACGAAGGCATTTTGCAGACTTTGCGCATAATAAGAAATGCAATAAAAAAAGAGAACAGATCCGCATTCGGCAGGATGTTTTTGTTTTTCAATAAGAATAAAGATACTTTGGGCTATGTTTGCAATGCGTGCGTAAAACCGGCGCACGTCAGGACGCCGCCGGGAGCGTAG
- a CDS encoding formylglycine-generating enzyme family protein translates to MYVCMYVCIALLVSGCSNAADSSNSSIDNSGGGSIPPIVAPTGNYNKITCSGQVGTVTFAMKSIERVEDGTVGDDSINNNKVHKVNLTAFHIGTTEVTQELWQAVMGENPSRFQGSDKLPAINEAQEKRPVENINWFDCIVFCNELTKMVNGGSDSECVYYLTGEETIVYTKEHAEAEKTPIQKMDKKGFRLPTGAEWEWAAQSGSSHQKYAGTDDATQLDEYAWHTGNADKKTHQVGLKTANAFGLYDMTGNVEEWCWNGFSTSTDSEKDDPTGSLRTDRIRHGGSYRSEDKYYVIAHRPISRPKISTNDRGLRIVCRP, encoded by the coding sequence ATGTATGTATGTATGTATGTATGTATAGCTCTTCTAGTAAGCGGTTGCTCGAATGCGGCAGATAGTTCAAATTCCAGTATCGATAATTCCGGAGGCGGAAGCATACCGCCGATTGTCGCCCCTACCGGAAATTATAATAAGATAACCTGTAGCGGCCAGGTCGGTACCGTGACCTTTGCAATGAAGAGTATAGAACGCGTGGAAGACGGTACGGTAGGCGATGACAGCATAAATAATAATAAAGTGCATAAAGTAAATTTGACAGCTTTCCACATAGGTACGACCGAAGTGACGCAAGAGTTATGGCAAGCGGTGATGGGGGAAAACCCGAGTCGTTTTCAGGGATCCGACAAATTACCTGCAATAAATGAAGCACAGGAAAAACGACCTGTAGAGAATATTAACTGGTTTGACTGTATTGTGTTTTGCAATGAACTTACCAAAATGGTAAACGGCGGATCAGATTCAGAATGCGTCTATTATTTAACAGGCGAAGAAACGATAGTATATACGAAGGAGCACGCCGAAGCCGAAAAAACACCTATACAAAAAATGGATAAAAAAGGGTTTCGGCTTCCGACGGGAGCCGAATGGGAATGGGCGGCGCAGAGCGGTTCTTCCCATCAAAAATATGCGGGCACGGATGATGCGACACAACTCGATGAGTATGCATGGCATACGGGCAATGCCGATAAAAAAACGCATCAAGTCGGATTAAAAACGGCAAATGCATTCGGATTATATGATATGACAGGGAACGTAGAAGAATGGTGTTGGAACGGTTTTTCAACTTCTACGGATTCGGAAAAAGACGATCCTACGGGTTCTTTGAGAACTGACCGCATCCGACATGGCGGTAGTTATAGAAGTGAGGATAAATATTATGTGATTGCGCACCGTCCTATAAGTAGACCTAAAATTTCTACCAACGATCGCGGCCTACGCATAGTATGCAGACCTTAA